ATGTCTGATTTTTGAGACAAAACACAAACACTATATTTTAATTAGTAGGACCGTATATGAGTAGATAGGATATTTACCTATCAACATATTTTAATACGTCaggtttattttatgaaaatagtTCAACATATTAAATCTTTGTGCCTTTTTTGAGTCTTACTTAATTCATCGTCTTTTAAGAGAACTTAATGTTTAGTAAAAAGTCATGTTTTGTCCAACTTTTGATTGAGATAACGTTATGTTTATCCATTAATCAAGACGTGAAAAAACTATGCAAAATTTTATGGTAAAGTCAAGATTGAATTAggaatttatatgtatttaagtaggtatgatactttttacaataaaataatctccaattttatttttaatcgtttagggccacttgcatcaATCAcgaacccggggttaaccggttaaacctggagttactatggttaccagtacaatttgacactgggttaaaggtttaaccgattaaccccgggttagtgggatggttcaAGTGGCCCTTAGAAATTTATATGTTTTGCGAATTTCATAATTACTGCAGCATATGCACAAATAGTTATGGAAAATGGCCATTGGTTGTCGCAACGACACCGATCGATATTGCCGCCAATGTAGCTCACCCACTTTTCTCCCACTCGACTCGTTCAGCCGCAGTAAAAGTGCTCCGGCAACCAGTTTCGGTCACTTTTAATTTCTTTAAAGGTAACAATAGTGCTAAGCTAATTTGACCCTTAAATTGTAGTGTGAACTATGTTTAGTTGGTCACTGTGTCAAAATTCAACTGGAGTTCGAAATTGAGGTTTAAAATATCGCGGAACACTTTTAATGAGTTTAATgtgtttgtaaaaataaaagatgatTCTGTAACACGTGCGTAATCCGCTCTCTTTTTAAACATCTTAAACTCGGAAGTTTTCATtcaataataaacaaaagaaATTACGTATAACATACCTGTCGAAATAAGCCTTCATTTATTTTCGATACGCTATACATCGTATTAagcttacctacctattatgtaAAGATTACAAAACAGTGCAAACAGAAGAAAACGAAAGTAAAATAAACGAAAGCGATCCGTCATTGACATTGAGTAACGCGGCGCACGTGCTGCCGGCTCATCTTGAACTTGGCGAAGATGATCAAGTGACATTTAAAGTCTGTTTACAAACAGAGATTGTAGTAGTCGGTGTTTAGTTTGCACTATTGTTAGTTAATTCATTTGCATAATAGACTAATTTATGTATCTAAAAATTAACAGTGTTTTAAAGTATGTCATAAGAATGCAATAAAATTTGGTTGATGACTTAATTAGCGAAACTAAATTCATAAATCAATAAAGAGAGTTTATATTCAAATATCTTGACtaccaagatttttttttacctaccTAGAGTTAAAATTTAGCTGTAATAAGCGGTGAAAACACAGCAAAAagtttgtcaaaaaaaaacctCAAAGCTGTGAATTAATGcgcatttttattaatttatacgaACACTTAATTAGAAATTTCATATGGATGACTATACATACACATAACAACCATCTTTAGTGTGTGTTTTTGATTTTACTTCTTGATGTCTGAAGCGTTAcatttttatgtataaatttaattgttattacttacaataattcaataaaatattcaaataaatcaaattatatttatttcagaaattaaTATTACAGGAGAGGCAGTACAGTGCCATATAATTTTAAGATTgtaattaagtacttaaaaacaaatataaatacataacatACTGATTTGACGTATGGTTGATAGCTACGCAATGATTCCCGCCCACAATCAATTACCTTCATTATACCGCTCACATTCCACTCTTATGGAAATCATTAAACCGATCATTTATTATTCAGCATACTAAACTGTAATCGCCGAGCATGCGATGAATTGTCATAATGAGTAAAAGACGGCTCTTGCTCACGCAAGCTATCAATTCACACATTCTTTGCTTCGTTctttgtatttaataatttaattaacggTTTGGTAAAAACACTTTGCTTTCAGGGAAATCCTAGTTATTCCTACAGCTACGGAGTCTCCGATGCGAGCACAGGTGACGTCAAATCGGTATGGGAGTCCAAAGAAGGTGACACTGTTAAAGGTGATACATGAAACGGtacgtttatttttaatagtcaCTTAATTGCAATAGTCATGAGCCTTTTCTTTACAGGTCATTACAGTGTTGTTGAACCTGATGGTTCTATGAGATCCGTCGAGTACTCAGCCGGTCCTGATACCGGATTCACAGCCGTAGTAAAAAATGATGGGGAGCCAGTTGCGAAAAAGGGTCGCAGTTTGTTTGAAGAAAAATCTCAAAGAGATTTTGGGAAGTTTTACGACTTTTCTGAAGATTCAGAAGACGAAAGAGATTCTTACCTGCCAACTGATAGGAAAAGAGCAAAACACCCATTCGAATCACTATTTAAAGATTATTCCCTAAAAAAACGACCAAAGTTTCCGAATGATTTAGAAGCAAGTGACTTTACCCATAGCATTACAATAAAACATCCGCTTGATGAAGCGGGAAACGAGCCACATAGTCATCAAGGCATTAATTATGATCCAAATTGCaaaaacaaacataacaaaGAAACTAGTAATTTCTATGGTAATTTAGTAGAGTTTGATATAAGTAAAAGGTATCCAGCTAATAAACTATTCCAACCAGCATCGTACGATGAAGATTCGCAGAATTCTCCATCCAACTTTGAGGCAGAGAAACTGGCCAGCCCGTTTGGTTTTAATGGATACAAGTTTCCTACGTTATCAGAAGCAGATTTGAGGTTGTTAGCAAATAAATACAAGGGTCGTCCAAGTTATGAAAATGAACACTATCCTATACCTGAATTACCGATACCTGAAAAGTATTATGCGGATGATATGCCTCCGCGACCGAAGAAGAAAAACAGGCCACCGAAAATCCCAGAGTATAGCTATCCTAGCGATGACATAAACGATTACATACTTGTACCGAAAAAGAAGTTTAAGAACCCTCCGAGGATCTCTGATGACTACAGACACGAAGATGATGATTACGAGCGTCCGCAATACTCcaacgacgatgatgatgatgacgatcgACACCGCCAGCCGAACAGGGGAGAGAAAAAAATCGTccgaaaaataattaaaaagagAAAGCCGGTCATTAACTTATTAGATATtcttgatatttaattttattactaaTTACAAACTAGGTAATAAAAGTACTTGAGATAAATTCTAAGATAACAGATCTTATATTATACAGACAGAAATGCAATTAAGGTAACGAaggatttttttattagttctcTGTTTGCTAGCTGTGACTTTAGATTAGAAATTATGCGATCtaagtaatataataaaagatgaatattttttgtgtttagGCAGTTAATTTACTAATTTGATGAATGGATGTTGCtgccataaaaaataaaataaaaaatacacatacATTTAAAATTGAAAAGGTGAATTGAAATTGTAGTTTAAAGCAATTTCTGTTTAGTTTTACAAAATTTATAATTGCATTTGGACGAAATACAACATACCAAAGTATTAAACCTTAGTATTTAAACATACCTTATATTTATTGTGATGTTTGTTTAAATGTCATATAACTCCGAAAGTctatacatatttttgtgtGAAGAAGGCACGATACGAAACATACGATGCTATTTTATAATTCATAAGTAGGTACGAAGTAATAAACACTAATGTCGATGTAAATAGCATAATAAAACGAAAACTATACAATGGGTTTTATTTTTACCCCCCTGCACCCTTACAGCCAAAAATAATTGACATGATTAGAAAAAAATAGTAAACaacttttttgttttatttttattgattgcGGTCTTAGTTTCAACGCGTAGACGAGAATCGTAATTAAGGATTTTCTGCTATTTAATTATTACACGCGAAGCATAAAAAAGACACCATTGTCAAAATATAGGTATTCACGGGGCGTTTCTAGAGAATTTTGTGAATGTGTTACTAATGGTTTTCGGCGAACTGTATCAGTTATGCTCTTGCGCAAGCAATCTTCAATGATAGCGAAAGTGCCAGCGCCGGCGCACGAGTGGGAACGTTACGTCACAAGGACGTTGGGTTATTTATAACTTGTTTACTTTAAAGGGTcttttttgttttaatgtaGACAAAGGAAATGCAACTAGGTTACTAAAGCAGTGAGGTGGGTACATTTATTATCCGCCTACTTTAATGATAGATTTTAACTACTTAaaatttaattaggtatttgTTATTACAATACAGTCGGATTAACTAGCTAACAAGATCTATGATGTGTTTTGGGTTTCTTAAATTATATAAGTATACGTTTGTACATGTAAGCGATTAGgttacctacttacatacaGATATCTTAAATATTACAGTAGATTTCGCACAGCAATATGAAGGAAATCCTTAATTGACCGTAGCGTCAGCGAAGGTCTTCGATTTAATCCTGGCattttgctttcgtatgtcGATATGGTCTCCTCTACGAgtcgcaattctcaaccgattttCGTGAAATTTCGTCACCAGATTCTATGATTGTGATTTGATAGGATTCTTTTTGTtccaatttttattatttttttaaaatatttaatttgtatataGGGCTTAAGCGCCAATGCGTACATGGCCAAAGACCAGTGAGTTCACTGTGATAACGACTCAACCAACTAAGTAATTTCACCTTTTTCTATTTTCTAAGCTTAAcacgaggtctacagctcacatagccattaagtatttatgtatggaCCAACACTAATCAATGGGTCAGAGTTGATCGGACAAAGCAGTTTGTGAAATGTAATTAGCACCAATCTGACTTCCGGCTAGGCAATAGATCCGGTGTAGGTATATCTAGTGTCTACTTGTTATGTTTTATGAACCAAATCAACCTACTTCTAGAGGATGCAAATTAAATCACAATACAAAATTAGACTAAAAAATGAGTACCTACATTGCGTCTTTATCAAACCTGACTGGGATAAGAATAAATATCTACTATTTATAGTGTGGCAGAGTTATACAACATGAACGgtggttttattttaaatcatgTTATgcctattttaataatttctaattttcatataaattttggCAAATAGGTCATATTGACTAACGGCCCCGACTGGGTCAAGGTTTTGCCAAATTTTCGGCAGCTATTTTTTTATGCTTTGTCCCACCAAGTATTTGCTTAGTTCCCCTCATTGCCCTATTTTCATCGTACATCAACACACCTACATCCATCATATCCTACACCTACAAAATAAATGGGCAAAAGGTGTTGCTATAGCACGTTTTCTTTCTTATGAATGACTGACGAGAGAAGTGTATCATATAATTGCATCACGCTAGGAAATAGTTGGTAGCCGACAAAGCGTCATAAGCACCTGTGTAGGTATGTAGGTTGGACTGATTCCGTTTGTGATTGATGATTTTTTGCGAGCTCTGAATGCGTTACGTAAACGCCAATAAGCTCAAAACGCATTTGTAATAATTGTTATTCATACAATCGTAAACGTGAGTGATGGCcaaatatttataaacgtaTTGTCTCTTTAACTTTGATAGATCGCCTTTAGTAAACATGGAGCTACTTCGTCTTATTCATAAATTATTTCTACAAGCTGCAAATCAAATTGCAAATGTTTTGAGACTATAGACAGGGCAAACTTTTATTACGCTGGAAAGGATGATAGTATGATGCATAGTGGCcagaacaaataattttatcatTTAATGATATGCCATTTTAGAATTGATCACTTCATAACATAATTAGGTCATGTTTGACTTTTTTATGATGTGGCCTAccgattgaaagtgacggataccgttttatcacgctgtcacgtagacaagaacgaccataaAAGTTGTTCTGTAAAATGTTACGTGGCCAGGGTCTATTTGTCAAAATATAAGCAGTCTCACTGTTGGCAGATCTGTAATATACTTAACTGCAAATTGTCCATTTTTAAGTTAATTGAAGaaattttaaattactttattttagACAAAACACGCATCCATAagtttaaaaacaataaacacGAGCACGGTAAAGCGTGATTTATTTAGTAATAATTAACTAGTACACTCACGTTCCCGTAAGCCAGCAACCCCAGTTGCGCAAGAGTAATTGGGaattaagtaaaaataagaAAGTGATCGGGTTGACGTTAATGCGGTTATTCGCGGTTATGTATACGCTGCGCGCACGCACGCTGGACATTCACCGGTGGGCGCGGCCGTGACACGGCCGGCATTGTCGCAATGCGGTGTATTCCACTCTAGTGTCAGTTTTTGCTCCAGTTAAGTTAggtattaatatgtatttgtCAGTAGGGCTCGTACATATAAATCGGTGAACGTGCTGTCGtaatgaaaaagaaataaacGCAAGGCCAGTCCTCAAAAAGGGAAATATGGATTAAAAAAACTTTTGCTATTACTGAATCTTTGGTAAATTAAGTAAATGCAAATAGAAGTTCAGCCTACAAACCTctgatataaatatttatatttttaaagtacctactgaAGAGTTTAAGCAACAATTACGCCTAGCGGCATCTCCTGAAACAAAAGAGCTTACTGACTGCACTTATCTACTTCCCCCCCCTCCATTTAACCAAATTACAATGAGAATATAATCCGAGATAAAAATAGAATTTAGTAAGTCGAGTCGAAATGTAGACCTACGCTTTAAAACAGCCTAGTTACTTATGTATGTCATATTCCATAATCAAGAATAGATTGATATCGCTCACTTAAAATCTTAATGAACGATTGTCATGAGATTTAAATGCAATTTCACAGTACCTAAATGTAGACTCGGAACTATAAGGTGAAAggcgttaaaataaaataaaaaaacggacaagtgcgagtccgagtgcgagtgcgagttcagtactttaatttttagtacatatttgttgttatagcgtggcaacagaaatacctacatcatctgtgaaaatttcaactgtctagctagtcacggtttatgagatacaacctggtgatagacagacggacggacagtggagtcttagtaggtacctaatagggtccttttgggcacggaaccctaaaaataatcacAAGTGGAACACAACGGTTGCCACGCGCCATCGAAATTGGAGATTTGTGCTCCGATTTGTCCACCAGTTGCCTTACAAACGCATTATCCTAACAGCGACTGATAGACCAATTAACTCCAtaacttttaaataatatgaaCTGAAGTAAACAAAAgccatataattatgtacttaagtGGGCAGATCAATGATAGTACCGTCTTATTCAGACTGCGGTGAAACTATGCTGTCATAATACGAATGCAACCTTaaacatcatcatcttcctcgcgttgtcccggcgtTTTGCCaaggctcatgggagcctagggaccgattggcaactaatcccaggaattggcgtaggcactggTTTTACGAAAGCCACTGCCATCTgaacttccaacccagagggttaAGTAGACCTCATTGGGATTAGTtgggtttcctcacgatatttttcttcaccgaaaagcgactggtaaataccgaatgatatttcgtacataagttcagaaaaactcattggtttgATAGAACCagcaacctccggattgaaagtcgcacgctcttaccggtAGGCCACCAGCTCGAATTCAACCTTAAACCTGACCGAATATTTAACTTTCAGGTTAGATGATTTTCAAAAGGGGCTTATTATcacaaaatgaataaataatctaatctaatgaataaaaaaaaatcgaatctaatatatttaaaaatattaatgggAACTTAAATTTGTTATACATTGTATTATAATCGACATGTTTTACACTAAATGACAACATCACGAAACAGATCAAGGATGCCAGTTAAAAGCCTTGTTAGTTGTAGATTAAATACTCTCacatacaattatttaagaTGGAAATAAATCCTTAGTTACAGCGACAGTTACTCGCTTCCACACGTATGCCCTGAAATTATGAGTCGAAGGAGACTTGCTATAATTTATCGACATACATATTCAGTGCAATTATTTTAATAGCAGCTTTGGTCTTCGACGATAATTTGAATATGTTCTGAAGTAGTTTAGTGTcctataattaaatatacaatcaaaatatttgaaatttaaCTAGGTACAACACTACATTCATacatggacccgggtatgtccttaaaccacgtccaagaccaccggtggacgggcagcagcgtccctcaaattcggtgtactcgactgcgatcgccaacccgcctgccaagcgtggcgattatggcattcaccccccaaaaaagggggaggcctatgttcagcagtggacgtcttatggctgagatgatgatgatgatgatgatgatgatgaacactaCATTCAACTAGTTGTACAGTGAGCTGCAAGATTGCATGGGGAAATTAAGAATGAATTTATTGAAAAATTCGCCATGCACATTTACAGCTGATGGTATCTAACAAATATactaaactaataaaataatctaACTTGATACAAATTTTCATAATATAACTATTGAAGACGCTaagtaacttttttaaatagaaggtgaaaaattaaatacatcTTATTACCTAACCACCATCATCTTATTAATGTTGGAAATAATTTTCAAGTAAGTAATGGTAATTTTAACTACTTAAACTAGATACTAGAATTATCAACCTTAACTTTTTATACCTACTATAGTGTAGAATAAAATGTTACTACATGTTATATTGCAACGAATGCTGGTACCGACACAATCTTAAAAGGCCATTCGATAATCACTTTGCAAGTTAGAAATAGAAAGTATTTTGACCTTTACACTTTTATAACTTTGACACTTGATATTTAAAATCGTCTTGTACTAAACTGaaacatattttataaaaaaaacgatTAGTACTTTACTATAATCCCACCTGCGTATGTTCTGGAaaaggtaataaaaaatattttgttgctAAAAATCAGATTAGTcttttattattgttaataaCTGGTAATTACTTATTATATGCACTGCCCTCATAAACCaaatagcgctatctcaaaataaaattcattgctaacttatactttagtttctatagctgataattccattttcaaaatcattgcagcaataggtacatgtacagtcagcagcagaagatgCTAAGCGagtcaggtgttcaaaatgatcttgacgcggctttattgttaagagaataagagcgcgtcaaggtaattgtgaacacctcgcccgcttagcaacttctactgctgactgtacctacgttcCACgccattttataattaaaaaataaagtaattttataacgATAGCCCCCTTAATAAATTCCTTATTTATAAGCATGTTATAACTTGCGTTATCGCCTGCAGCATTTAAAATTTCAACCCGACACTTACTCATATCTTAACGAATGCGGGCAATATGACATTCAATTAGTTTCTTAAAGTACCAGTTTTTATAGAATGTGTGTGTAGGTGTGGCATTGCCTAATTTTGCTAGAATACAGCGTTACTTCTGCAAATCTAGCAAGTTCCTTCGATGATGAAAGTGTATACGTACTATGTGAAAATTCCTCTGATTTTTCCAGAATCTCGATATCAGAACCTGACTTGAAGACAATAATAGTAAATAGAGctttcaaacaaaaataaagtctTCGAATAGTCGGTGAATTTATACAACATAAAAAAAGATTCCGCCAATTTGAGAACCTCCTTATTACTCGATAAAAAACCTAtaaggtacttaattaaaatgTGCGTTAACAGAGAATACAGAGACTCTCAATCAGTTGATCATCAACAAAATAGATGTGTTAAATCTCGACGCGTAATCAACCTAAAGTTATCAATGCAAAACATACAAATGCATTAAATTATTGGAATGCAAACAAAACATCCGGCAGCAATCGCACAAAAAACAACTCCATATGAATGGATCCTGGCTTCCTCTCGTTAGCAGCGTACACCTGGCGTTGTgtaataacctctagccgcccacaCGTCAatccttgccaagcaaaatgaaattttattttgtcaacacaaagttcaaattagaatggaacgggagacctttttataggtctctgggcggctagaggataagtaGGTACGCCGTTACAAAATGTCTGTGAAAGAATAGTCTGCGCAAAATACCCGGAGGTGTAGTGTTAGGTATTAATAATATTGATTGTCTACATTGATAGCCAAATATCTGTTAGTTAATTATACCTCTCTTGTTTTCTATTTTATTGTATAGCTGTAACTCAGTTTACTAATCCATCATTCATCA
The sequence above is drawn from the Cydia fagiglandana chromosome 7, ilCydFagi1.1, whole genome shotgun sequence genome and encodes:
- the LOC134665927 gene encoding uncharacterized protein LOC134665927, giving the protein MSTMARVLALLALLAHLLVLTRQEESVIAEEEAKEHDTNQGNPSYSYSYGVSDASTGDVKSVWESKEGDTVKGHYSVVEPDGSMRSVEYSAGPDTGFTAVVKNDGEPVAKKGRSLFEEKSQRDFGKFYDFSEDSEDERDSYLPTDRKRAKHPFESLFKDYSLKKRPKFPNDLEASDFTHSITIKHPLDEAGNEPHSHQGINYDPNCKNKHNKETSNFYGNLVEFDISKRYPANKLFQPASYDEDSQNSPSNFEAEKLASPFGFNGYKFPTLSEADLRLLANKYKGRPSYENEHYPIPELPIPEKYYADDMPPRPKKKNRPPKIPEYSYPSDDINDYILVPKKKFKNPPRISDDYRHEDDDYERPQYSNDDDDDDDRHRQPNRGEKKIVRKIIKKRKPVINLLDILDI